A section of the Agarivorans litoreus genome encodes:
- a CDS encoding helix-turn-helix transcriptional regulator, with product MGSSDLDSIATGSFEFKDINEREYRFMQIDRIESLLAYCKLNRNQLAKLSGISKSALYNKLDKDGNANFSLIELFKIAKALDLSVVYILPLSQHERDLVKGPPVPASSLRFVDDMLGARRDELEFLHGVHKLFKEYIQQRKN from the coding sequence ATGGGCAGCTCTGATCTAGACAGCATTGCCACAGGCAGTTTTGAATTTAAAGATATAAACGAGCGCGAATATCGCTTTATGCAAATCGACCGGATCGAGTCATTGCTAGCCTATTGCAAACTTAACCGTAATCAACTGGCCAAGCTAAGCGGCATTTCAAAAAGCGCCCTTTACAACAAGCTGGATAAAGACGGCAACGCTAACTTTAGCCTGATTGAATTGTTTAAAATTGCCAAAGCGTTAGATCTGAGTGTGGTGTACATATTACCGCTATCTCAACATGAGCGTGATTTAGTGAAAGGGCCACCCGTTCCCGCCAGTAGCCTGCGCTTTGTTGACGATATGCTGGGTGCGCGGCGCGACGAACTAGAGTTTTTACACGGCGTGCATAAGCTGTTTAAGGAATACATTCAACAACGTAAAAACTGA
- a CDS encoding M24 family metallopeptidase, which yields MTIGVGGSSASEQLAALSNMCSDISGISQAEYQQRQQRACKLMQQQGISAIYLNAGTNLYYFTGLKWSASERMVGALLTADGQLHYIAPCFEQDSLNDFMLIDAPFHGWHEHQSPYQLFSTLCSDLKLSGTIAVDPSAAFFLVDGLINANPELNFVNGDVVTQACRAIKSAAEIALLQRAKDMTMEVQKAAAKILRPGISTNEVTEFIHQAHQKVGASGSSFCIVLFGLASSFPHGVKEPQILQENDWVLIDTGCLLHGYNSDITRSYAYGEATEQQRKAWQSEHNAQQAAFNAAQLGASCASVDAAARQSLEADGYGPEYALPGLPHRTGHGCGLDIHEGPYLVAGDETALAPGMVFSNEPMLVIPEHFGVRLEDHFYISESGPVWFTQPSPSIDDPFGYQTA from the coding sequence ATGACCATAGGGGTAGGTGGCAGTTCAGCCAGTGAACAATTGGCAGCATTAAGCAATATGTGTAGCGACATAAGTGGAATTAGTCAGGCCGAGTACCAACAGCGCCAGCAACGAGCATGTAAGTTAATGCAGCAACAAGGCATAAGCGCTATTTACTTAAACGCTGGCACTAACTTGTATTATTTCACTGGATTAAAGTGGAGTGCCAGCGAGCGCATGGTAGGAGCGTTGCTAACGGCCGATGGTCAACTGCACTATATTGCTCCGTGTTTTGAGCAAGACTCTTTAAACGACTTCATGCTTATTGATGCCCCCTTCCACGGCTGGCATGAACACCAAAGCCCTTATCAGTTGTTTTCAACGCTATGCTCGGATCTAAAACTTAGCGGCACCATTGCAGTTGACCCTAGCGCCGCGTTCTTTTTGGTAGACGGTCTGATTAATGCGAATCCTGAGTTAAATTTTGTAAATGGTGATGTAGTCACTCAAGCTTGCCGCGCTATAAAATCAGCCGCCGAAATTGCCCTGTTGCAACGAGCCAAAGACATGACAATGGAGGTGCAAAAAGCTGCAGCTAAAATTTTACGCCCCGGCATTAGCACTAACGAAGTGACCGAGTTCATCCACCAAGCCCACCAAAAGGTAGGTGCTAGCGGGTCATCTTTTTGTATTGTGCTATTTGGCCTAGCCAGCTCATTTCCACATGGCGTAAAAGAACCGCAAATCTTGCAAGAAAACGATTGGGTACTCATTGATACCGGCTGCCTATTGCACGGTTATAACTCAGACATAACCCGCAGCTACGCTTACGGTGAAGCTACAGAACAACAACGCAAAGCTTGGCAAAGCGAACATAACGCACAACAGGCTGCGTTTAATGCAGCGCAACTTGGCGCTAGCTGCGCCAGTGTAGATGCAGCCGCTCGCCAATCGCTAGAAGCGGATGGCTATGGGCCAGAATATGCCTTACCTGGCTTACCACATCGCACAGGGCACGGTTGTGGCCTAGATATTCACGAAGGGCCTTATTTAGTCGCGGGCGATGAGACCGCATTAGCTCCAGGCATGGTGTTTAGTAACGAGCCGATGTTGGTGATACCCGAACACTTTGGCGTTCGCTTAGAAGATCATTTTTATATCAGCGAATCAGGGCCAGTTTGGTTCACTCAACCAAGCCCAAGCATTGATGACCCTTTTGGCTACCAAACAGCTTAA
- a CDS encoding GGDEF domain-containing protein, translating to MVVDGLTYFILTTLVTVVSAIVLTLIRIFHGQKTALDCWIMASYTQVCALLIVLLSKEPSATEVLLQSILFVGSFLLIVAGHHNYLKQGFNRNFLSIALLLYCALMFYFISIEPSSQSRITILSSTIALCCFYCAYLYFRYWFQQRNHALWLVIGLYLFFGTCLLLRVYITMQHTPQNQGLLLGVPTLLSLAIFAGNALQTYVFYFLLHWRQIIQLEQLANYDITGAMRRSYFLKQLEKMTKRAQFSGGEISVVFIDLDRFKSINDDYGHDNGDLALMHFSEIALDNLRVGDLFGRFGGEEFVIALNGANAQQANALANRIRIQLNQQALKTSKGKLYMSASFGVASNLKTQDLSKLIKQADEAMYQAKRQGGNKVKVYALNESTSS from the coding sequence ATGGTTGTTGATGGACTCACCTATTTTATTTTAACCACTTTAGTCACCGTAGTGTCAGCTATAGTGCTGACCCTCATTCGGATATTTCATGGGCAAAAAACCGCGCTAGATTGTTGGATTATGGCCTCCTACACTCAAGTGTGTGCCTTACTAATAGTGCTGTTATCTAAAGAGCCATCAGCCACCGAAGTATTACTACAAAGTATCTTATTTGTCGGCTCGTTCCTGCTGATTGTAGCTGGCCATCATAACTACTTAAAACAAGGCTTTAATCGCAACTTTTTGTCGATAGCGCTGTTATTGTATTGCGCATTAATGTTTTATTTTATCTCGATTGAGCCTTCTAGCCAGTCACGCATCACCATTTTATCGAGCACCATAGCACTATGCTGCTTCTATTGTGCTTACCTTTACTTTCGTTATTGGTTTCAGCAACGCAATCATGCCTTGTGGTTAGTCATTGGCTTGTATTTGTTCTTTGGTACTTGTTTACTGCTCAGGGTTTACATCACCATGCAACATACGCCACAAAATCAGGGTTTATTACTTGGCGTGCCTACCTTACTCTCGTTAGCCATATTCGCCGGAAACGCACTGCAAACTTACGTGTTTTACTTTTTACTGCATTGGCGGCAAATCATCCAGCTAGAACAGCTGGCTAATTATGATATTACTGGTGCCATGCGCCGCAGTTACTTTTTAAAACAGTTAGAAAAAATGACCAAACGCGCGCAGTTTTCTGGTGGTGAAATTAGCGTTGTATTTATCGATTTAGACCGCTTTAAAAGCATTAACGATGACTACGGCCACGACAATGGTGACTTAGCCTTAATGCACTTTTCAGAGATAGCCCTAGATAACCTGCGTGTCGGCGATTTATTTGGCCGTTTTGGTGGCGAGGAGTTTGTAATAGCGCTGAACGGAGCCAACGCGCAGCAGGCTAATGCACTAGCAAATCGGATCCGCATTCAACTCAATCAGCAAGCGCTAAAAACCAGTAAAGGCAAGCTCTACATGAGTGCCAGCTTTGGCGTAGCCTCAAACTTAAAAACTCAAGATCTCTCCAAACTGATTAAACAAGCCGATGAGGCAATGTACCAAGCCAAACGCCAGGGCGGGAACAAGGTCAAGGTGTATGCTCTAAATGAAAGCACCAGCAGCTAG
- a CDS encoding PACE efflux transporter: protein MRQTSDRIRHAVGFELVGLLGAMPLLAVLFGVDPMHSGAMGLFFSVIATAWNYFYNRWFDIFLFKRQGHSDKSQKQRIFHAFGFELGLLVITIPVMAWWLNVSLLDALIMDAAMIIYYLFFAYFYNLAYDKLFPINKASKLLTSV, encoded by the coding sequence ATGAGACAAACATCCGATAGAATTCGCCATGCCGTAGGTTTTGAGTTAGTTGGCCTATTAGGAGCTATGCCTTTGCTGGCTGTGCTGTTTGGGGTAGACCCAATGCATTCTGGCGCGATGGGTTTGTTTTTTTCGGTTATCGCTACAGCGTGGAACTATTTCTACAATCGCTGGTTTGATATTTTTTTATTTAAACGCCAGGGGCACAGCGATAAAAGCCAAAAGCAACGCATCTTCCATGCCTTTGGTTTTGAGTTGGGTTTGTTAGTTATCACTATTCCAGTAATGGCTTGGTGGCTAAATGTTAGTTTGCTAGACGCGCTGATTATGGATGCAGCCATGATCATCTATTACTTGTTTTTTGCATACTTTTATAACCTGGCGTATGACAAGTTATTTCCAATTAACAAAGCCAGTAAACTGCTTACTAGCGTTTAG
- the recD gene encoding exodeoxyribonuclease V subunit alpha, which translates to MMTSLLVNDISLLSITDWLQQLKQQGQISALDFHFAKSFASSEQADVLMVAAALVSNELQAGHVCIDMPNLAKRCEQLGACPLAGALEPEFWQVQLGSSAAVMQAELSRDAKPLVLQYGRLYLYRYWNYEQQIADYFGENSLTSDYPLAQIQQQVEQLFSPNWQMLLQAKAAYSPQQMALYAQQYLDVSDANLLNNAEFLSKLAGIEQVSELQSLVAKMANASKINWQKLAALQACYQPRLVISGGPGTGKTTTVTRLLALLQDLQLSAGKAALNIQLVAPTGKAAARLSESIIGAKQQLNASEQTIATIPEQASTIHRLLGVIPGRAEFRHHADNPLALDLLVVDEASMIDMPLMVKLLAAMPKQARIILLGDKDQLASVEAGAVLGDLCAFIEQGYSQTLLDNLQASSGFNLSAWQAKQPLPIADKLCLLRKSYRFDAHSGIGLLAAAVNQGQVKQTMALLESRREDLPYQTLNQDSYKDLLEQSAKAYQPYLEALRQGLPMEQVFAKFHQFQLLVALRNGDLGVTGLNQRIEKRLNQQGFITLPKHADSVWYAGRPVMIEQNDHEQQLYNGDIGICAQDESGQLMVAFESANGLRWLLPSRLPAHQSVYAMTVHKSQGSEFKQVCMLLPPATQALVNRELLYTAITRAKTTFSLYADAESISAACRNKTQRRSGLVERLGRVNE; encoded by the coding sequence CTGGTAAGTAATGAATTACAAGCTGGCCATGTTTGTATCGATATGCCTAACCTAGCCAAGCGTTGTGAACAATTGGGCGCTTGCCCACTTGCAGGCGCGCTTGAGCCTGAATTTTGGCAAGTGCAACTTGGGTCTTCAGCGGCAGTAATGCAAGCCGAATTATCCAGAGATGCTAAGCCATTGGTATTGCAGTATGGGCGCTTATATCTGTATCGATACTGGAACTATGAGCAGCAAATTGCCGATTACTTCGGTGAAAACTCACTTACCAGTGATTACCCCTTAGCCCAAATACAACAGCAAGTGGAGCAATTGTTTAGCCCTAACTGGCAAATGCTATTACAGGCTAAAGCCGCTTATAGTCCGCAACAGATGGCTTTATATGCCCAGCAATATTTGGATGTAAGTGACGCGAACTTGCTTAATAATGCCGAGTTCTTAAGCAAACTCGCTGGCATTGAACAAGTATCAGAACTGCAAAGCCTAGTCGCTAAAATGGCTAATGCTAGCAAGATAAACTGGCAGAAGTTGGCAGCCTTACAAGCTTGTTACCAGCCTCGGCTAGTGATTAGTGGTGGGCCGGGCACCGGCAAAACCACCACTGTGACGCGCTTGCTCGCCTTATTACAAGATTTACAACTAAGTGCAGGAAAAGCGGCGTTAAACATTCAGTTGGTTGCACCAACGGGTAAAGCTGCCGCGCGCTTAAGTGAATCTATTATCGGCGCAAAACAGCAGCTTAATGCAAGCGAGCAAACTATCGCAACTATCCCTGAGCAAGCTTCAACTATTCACCGCCTATTGGGTGTTATACCTGGGCGGGCGGAGTTTCGTCATCATGCCGACAACCCTTTAGCTTTAGATTTATTGGTGGTGGATGAAGCGTCGATGATTGATATGCCACTTATGGTGAAGCTATTGGCGGCCATGCCTAAACAGGCGCGAATTATATTGTTGGGGGATAAGGACCAACTGGCTTCGGTAGAGGCGGGGGCAGTATTGGGGGATTTATGTGCCTTTATTGAGCAGGGATACAGCCAAACTTTGCTGGATAATTTGCAAGCCAGCAGTGGTTTTAACTTAAGTGCTTGGCAAGCTAAGCAACCTTTACCGATAGCTGATAAGCTGTGTTTGTTGCGTAAAAGCTATCGCTTTGATGCGCATTCGGGCATCGGTTTGTTGGCGGCAGCGGTAAACCAAGGCCAAGTTAAACAAACCATGGCTTTGCTGGAATCACGTCGCGAAGACTTACCCTATCAAACGCTAAATCAAGACAGCTATAAAGATTTGCTAGAGCAAAGTGCTAAGGCTTATCAGCCCTATTTAGAAGCGTTGCGCCAAGGTTTACCGATGGAACAGGTATTTGCCAAGTTTCATCAGTTTCAACTATTGGTTGCTCTTCGTAATGGTGATTTGGGTGTGACTGGGCTTAATCAACGCATCGAGAAACGGCTAAACCAGCAAGGTTTTATTACGCTGCCAAAACATGCCGATAGCGTGTGGTATGCCGGTAGGCCAGTGATGATTGAACAAAACGACCACGAGCAGCAACTATATAACGGTGATATTGGTATTTGTGCGCAAGATGAAAGTGGCCAGCTAATGGTGGCTTTTGAATCCGCCAATGGTTTGCGCTGGTTATTACCTAGTCGCTTGCCTGCTCACCAAAGTGTTTACGCCATGACGGTACATAAAAGCCAAGGTAGCGAATTTAAACAGGTGTGTATGTTGCTGCCGCCGGCCACCCAAGCCTTGGTAAATCGAGAGTTGTTGTATACCGCAATCACCCGCGCAAAAACTACTTTTAGTTTATATGCCGATGCTGAGAGCATAAGTGCTGCATGTCGGAATAAAACCCAGCGGCGCTCGGGCTTGGTAGAGCGCTTGGGCAGGGTTAACGAGTGA
- a CDS encoding NUDIX hydrolase, giving the protein MQQQSLLKWHCFEVTREQQRLPNQQQKTITTLRHPGAVVVLAINDAGNIVMERQYRTAIQDWLVELPAGTIEADEQSEDGILACAKRELQEEVNLVAKQWHSLGKLYPAPGFCDEIQYLFLAKQLSHQAGQCDEDEFIEVFEMSIEEFELGIVNGTINDAKTIACYSRAKLAGLLD; this is encoded by the coding sequence ATGCAACAGCAAAGCCTACTAAAATGGCATTGTTTTGAGGTAACTCGCGAGCAGCAACGTCTGCCTAATCAACAGCAAAAAACCATTACCACACTTCGCCACCCTGGTGCAGTGGTAGTGCTAGCGATTAATGATGCGGGCAACATTGTTATGGAGCGCCAGTATCGCACTGCCATTCAAGACTGGTTGGTGGAACTCCCTGCTGGCACCATAGAGGCCGATGAACAAAGCGAGGATGGAATACTAGCCTGTGCTAAGCGCGAGCTGCAGGAAGAAGTTAATCTCGTCGCCAAGCAATGGCACAGCCTAGGTAAACTATATCCGGCGCCGGGCTTTTGTGACGAGATACAGTATTTGTTTTTGGCCAAGCAGCTTTCGCATCAAGCAGGTCAATGCGACGAAGATGAGTTTATTGAAGTATTTGAAATGAGTATTGAGGAGTTTGAGTTAGGCATCGTTAATGGAACCATCAACGATGCCAAAACCATTGCTTGTTATAGCCGCGCTAAGCTTGCGGGTTTACTCGACTAA
- a CDS encoding esterase-like activity of phytase family protein, translated as MSPRLILPLSLLLLTSPQILAKDEASSAALPYQVLTSMENGTEIRNGGYGSAMTAHPHLADHFYALTDRGPNAKYQGPEGKGKIFPTPEYTPRIGLFSFTNGEVNQVKEILLKDPNGTPISGLPNPKGMGDTGEVAYANDKSVLQADPFGLDSEGLVALKDGSFWVSDEYGPHIVHYSATGVELERINPFGTGTGGRKLPAVLANRRANRGMEGLAISPDEKVLFGIMQSTLYNPSKKAISNKNLTRIVSFDIASGKTQQYLYQQEANNLSNSEIVALNQQQFLVIERDGGFAGASGKKQAKYKRIYQIDLSQATDVSGDVDAELGLTFAGKTLEQMSWQELAQQGIKPVTKTLVNDLLVDLPSPYPHDKLEGLWLRTDNQLAVLNDDDFAVTAKGEHVIQKILPANQTIDRNTLYLLKGR; from the coding sequence ATGAGCCCACGGCTGATTCTCCCCCTCTCTCTACTCTTGTTAACTAGCCCGCAAATATTAGCTAAAGATGAAGCATCTTCAGCAGCTTTGCCTTACCAAGTGTTAACAAGTATGGAAAACGGCACCGAAATCCGCAATGGTGGATACGGTTCTGCCATGACCGCCCATCCGCACTTGGCTGATCATTTTTATGCACTTACCGATCGTGGCCCCAATGCCAAATACCAAGGCCCTGAGGGTAAAGGCAAGATTTTTCCAACACCAGAGTACACGCCGCGCATTGGTTTATTTAGCTTTACCAATGGTGAGGTAAACCAAGTAAAAGAAATCTTGTTAAAAGACCCAAATGGCACGCCAATTTCTGGCTTACCAAACCCCAAAGGCATGGGCGATACCGGTGAAGTGGCCTACGCTAACGACAAGTCGGTACTACAAGCCGATCCTTTTGGTTTAGATAGCGAGGGTTTAGTTGCCTTAAAAGATGGCAGCTTTTGGGTGAGTGATGAATACGGTCCACATATTGTTCATTACAGTGCCACTGGTGTAGAACTAGAGCGTATAAATCCCTTTGGTACCGGAACTGGTGGCAGAAAGCTACCTGCGGTATTGGCGAATCGTCGCGCGAATCGCGGAATGGAAGGTTTGGCAATTAGCCCAGACGAGAAAGTATTGTTTGGCATTATGCAGTCGACACTTTACAACCCAAGTAAAAAGGCTATCAGCAATAAAAACCTCACTCGCATCGTGAGCTTTGATATTGCTAGTGGAAAAACCCAACAATACCTTTACCAACAAGAAGCAAATAACCTTTCTAACTCAGAAATTGTCGCCTTAAACCAGCAACAGTTTTTGGTTATTGAACGTGACGGTGGTTTTGCCGGTGCTAGTGGTAAAAAACAGGCCAAATACAAGCGTATTTATCAAATAGATTTAAGCCAAGCCACCGATGTAAGTGGCGACGTAGACGCCGAGCTGGGATTAACCTTTGCAGGGAAAACCCTAGAGCAAATGAGTTGGCAAGAACTCGCACAACAAGGGATCAAGCCAGTAACAAAAACCTTGGTAAATGATCTATTGGTAGATTTACCTAGCCCCTACCCACACGACAAACTTGAAGGCTTGTGGCTGCGCACCGACAATCAGTTAGCGGTACTTAATGATGACGATTTTGCCGTAACCGCTAAGGGCGAGCATGTTATCCAAAAGATACTACCGGCGAATCAAACTATCGATCGCAATACCTTATATCTGTTAAAAGGCCGATAA